A window of Pseudomonadales bacterium contains these coding sequences:
- a CDS encoding EAL domain-containing protein, protein MSISGKQPDAARLLVVDDEIRLLRSLQELLVLHGYQTELAQGGRQAIERLDNDHFDAILLDLRMEDISGHDVLQHIADQQYETPVIVISGESSFGAITQALLLGATDYIRKPYSSDELLKTLSNTLTNQRLKTENRLFQQRLWQSEKLHRHLVEHSPDVIYVLDHEGRFTFINNRVSDLLGYQTEALLGQHFSVVLDGEEWQQLSCDSEHDDTDRSFRRQAEIRVRNKFHQVRHLYVEYFPLDLSQTGVIDQSISEISSTTQGTFGIARDITERKQAEQTIQFQAYHDLLTGLPNRTLFKDRLDMAVAHAKRNKELFAVLFIDLDRFKVVNDSLGHATGDLLLQAVSETLRSSLREGDTLARFGGDEFTLLLPSLNSEQDAATIASKIMARLASPFLLDGHEIFIGASIGIALYPRDGTSMNQLVGHADLAMYQVKKRNRNGFCFYESSMDAAASERLLLENDIRRGIEGQQFCVQYQPQMDIDSGKILGMEALVRWRHPLRGLLLPNEFIPIAEESGLVLMLGEWVLRQGCAALREWLDAGLEPIRMGINFSVLQIEQPDFTSLVLAVLEEHRLDPSLLEVEITENLLMKDWEGVVAKLQALHQHGVKIALDDFGTGFSSLSYLQKFPLTTLKIDRVFINEINVTNPDACLVDAIASIGKGLKLNLVAEGVETTEQLDYLRRLGCHEAQGFLLSRSLDPSDARSLLERNQNRATVALS, encoded by the coding sequence ATGAGCATCTCCGGCAAGCAGCCCGACGCTGCCCGTTTGCTGGTGGTCGATGATGAAATCCGTCTGCTGCGGAGCCTGCAAGAACTGCTCGTCCTGCATGGATACCAGACTGAACTGGCCCAGGGTGGTCGACAGGCGATCGAGCGACTCGATAACGACCACTTCGACGCCATCCTGCTCGACCTGCGCATGGAAGACATCAGCGGGCATGATGTGCTTCAGCACATTGCCGACCAACAGTATGAGACGCCGGTCATCGTCATCAGCGGCGAATCTTCATTCGGCGCCATCACCCAGGCGCTGTTGCTGGGCGCCACCGATTACATCCGCAAGCCCTACTCGAGCGATGAACTGCTCAAGACTCTCTCCAATACGCTGACCAATCAACGGCTGAAAACCGAAAACCGGCTGTTTCAACAACGGCTGTGGCAGTCGGAAAAACTGCATCGCCATCTGGTCGAACACTCTCCCGACGTCATTTATGTCCTCGATCATGAAGGCCGTTTCACCTTCATCAACAACCGCGTTTCCGACCTGCTTGGCTATCAGACAGAGGCACTGCTTGGCCAGCACTTCTCCGTCGTACTGGACGGCGAGGAGTGGCAGCAATTGTCATGCGACAGCGAGCACGACGATACCGACCGCTCATTCAGAAGACAGGCTGAAATTCGGGTCAGGAACAAATTCCACCAAGTGCGCCATCTCTATGTCGAGTACTTCCCGCTCGACCTCTCTCAAACGGGCGTGATCGACCAGAGCATCAGTGAAATCAGCTCCACCACCCAGGGAACCTTCGGCATTGCGCGCGACATCACCGAGCGCAAACAGGCGGAACAGACCATCCAGTTTCAGGCCTACCACGATCTGCTGACCGGGCTGCCCAACCGGACCCTGTTCAAGGACCGGCTGGACATGGCCGTTGCCCACGCCAAACGCAACAAAGAGCTCTTTGCGGTGCTGTTCATCGACCTGGACCGTTTCAAGGTGGTGAACGACTCGCTGGGACACGCAACCGGTGACCTGCTGCTGCAGGCGGTCAGCGAAACCCTGCGTTCATCGCTGCGCGAAGGCGATACGCTGGCACGCTTTGGCGGAGACGAGTTCACCCTGCTGCTGCCCAGCCTGAACTCGGAGCAGGACGCCGCCACCATCGCCAGCAAGATCATGGCCCGCCTCGCCAGCCCGTTTCTGCTCGATGGCCACGAAATCTTCATCGGTGCCAGCATTGGCATCGCGCTCTATCCCCGCGACGGCACATCGATGAACCAACTGGTCGGCCATGCCGATCTGGCGATGTATCAGGTGAAAAAGCGCAACCGCAATGGCTTCTGCTTTTACGAATCGAGCATGGATGCAGCCGCTTCGGAACGGTTGCTGCTCGAAAACGACATTCGTCGAGGCATCGAGGGCCAGCAGTTCTGCGTGCAGTACCAGCCACAGATGGACATCGATTCAGGAAAAATCCTCGGCATGGAGGCATTGGTGCGCTGGCGCCACCCACTGCGCGGACTGCTGCTGCCGAACGAATTCATCCCCATCGCCGAAGAGAGCGGATTGGTGCTGATGCTCGGCGAATGGGTATTGAGGCAGGGCTGCGCCGCCTTGCGTGAGTGGCTCGATGCAGGGCTGGAGCCAATCCGCATGGGCATCAACTTTTCTGTCCTGCAGATCGAGCAGCCCGACTTCACATCGCTGGTGCTCGCCGTTCTCGAAGAGCATCGACTCGACCCCAGCCTGCTGGAGGTCGAGATCACCGAAAATCTGCTGATGAAGGATTGGGAGGGCGTTGTCGCCAAACTTCAGGCGCTGCATCAGCATGGCGTCAAGATCGCGCTCGATGATTTCGGAACCGGATTTTCATCGCTCAGTTACCTGCAGAAATTCCCCCTCACCACCTTGAAAATCGATCGCGTGTTCATCAACGAGATCAACGTCACCAACCCGGATGCCTGCCTGGTCGATGCCATTGCATCCATTGGCAAAGGGCTGAAACTCAATCTGGTGGCCGAAGGCGTCGAAACCACGGAGCAGTTGGATTACCTGCGCCGCCTGGGCTGCCATGAGGCACAGGGCTTTCTGCTGAGTCGCTCGCTGGATCCCAGCGATGCCAGATCACTCCTGGAGCGCAATCAGAACAGGGCAACGGTCGCGCTCAGCTGA
- a CDS encoding DUF1285 domain-containing protein, translated as MNTSDPTVEHLAQQIHHFKPPASLPPVDQWHPARVGEIDIRIARDGTWYHEGEPIRRKELVRLFSTILRRDEDGHSYLVTPAERLRIEVEDAHFLVTDVEVAGEGDQRRFCFTTQVGDQVLAGPDHPLWVEESATGEPSPYLAIRGRLHGRLTRALFYRLIEMTEERMVDGKPQLGITSSGIFFSLGSATE; from the coding sequence ATGAACACCTCCGATCCCACAGTGGAACATCTGGCCCAACAGATTCACCACTTCAAACCTCCTGCCAGCTTGCCGCCCGTCGATCAGTGGCATCCGGCGCGGGTTGGCGAGATCGACATTCGCATTGCGCGTGACGGCACCTGGTACCACGAAGGCGAACCGATCAGGCGCAAGGAGCTGGTACGGCTGTTCTCGACCATCCTGCGTCGCGATGAAGATGGCCACAGCTATCTGGTGACACCGGCCGAACGACTGCGCATCGAGGTCGAGGATGCCCACTTTCTGGTCACCGATGTGGAAGTGGCGGGCGAAGGCGATCAACGGCGCTTCTGCTTCACCACCCAGGTCGGCGACCAGGTGCTGGCCGGCCCCGACCACCCCCTGTGGGTCGAAGAGAGCGCCACCGGTGAGCCATCGCCCTACCTCGCGATTCGCGGACGCCTTCATGGACGGCTGACCCGCGCACTCTTTTATCGTCTGATCGAAATGACCGAAGAACGCATGGTGGACGGCAAACCTCAATTGGGTATCACCAGTTCCGGTATTTTTTTCTCGCTCGGGAGCGCCACAGAATAA
- a CDS encoding alpha/beta hydrolase, producing the protein MALDFATRRFLEMMAERGRPPLHAGTPTEARLASAAMADLAGPAPPMVRVEDHSVVSSDGGSVPMRLVVPIESPRGLIVFYHGGGWVIGSAQQSETVGRKLAERTSCAVLLVDYRLAPEHRYPIAVEDSYAALLWADANLQRIAGRRVPLMVAGDSAGGNLAAVMALRARDQQGPALALQVLIYPVTDADFERASYVDPENQLFLSRESMLWFWDHYLPDPARRLEPDASPLHAADLSGLPPAVVLTAEHDVLRDEGEAYAQRLQQAGVAVDFKRHAGQMHGFFTVLALPGSEGGYQQVVKAVRGALAQAEQAAKKAAGAG; encoded by the coding sequence ATGGCGCTTGATTTTGCGACGCGTCGGTTTCTGGAAATGATGGCTGAACGGGGCCGGCCGCCGCTGCACGCGGGAACACCGACCGAAGCGCGGTTGGCCAGCGCGGCGATGGCCGATCTGGCGGGCCCGGCACCGCCGATGGTGCGAGTCGAAGACCATTCGGTGGTCAGCAGCGATGGCGGTTCGGTGCCGATGCGGCTGGTGGTGCCGATCGAGTCGCCGCGCGGATTGATCGTCTTCTACCATGGCGGTGGCTGGGTGATCGGCTCGGCACAGCAGAGCGAGACCGTCGGCCGCAAGCTGGCGGAGCGCACCTCCTGTGCGGTACTGCTGGTCGACTACCGGCTGGCGCCGGAGCACCGCTATCCAATTGCGGTCGAGGACTCCTACGCGGCGCTGTTGTGGGCCGATGCGAACCTGCAGCGGATCGCCGGCCGCAGGGTGCCGTTGATGGTGGCCGGTGACAGTGCCGGCGGCAATCTGGCGGCAGTGATGGCGCTGCGCGCCCGCGACCAGCAGGGTCCTGCCTTGGCGTTGCAGGTGCTCATCTATCCGGTGACCGATGCCGATTTCGAGCGTGCTTCCTACGTCGATCCGGAAAACCAGCTCTTTTTGTCGCGTGAGTCGATGCTCTGGTTCTGGGATCACTATCTGCCAGACCCGGCACGGCGGCTGGAGCCCGATGCCTCGCCGCTGCACGCGGCCGATCTTTCCGGATTGCCGCCGGCAGTGGTGCTGACCGCCGAGCATGACGTGCTGCGCGATGAGGGCGAGGCCTATGCACAGCGCCTGCAGCAGGCGGGTGTCGCCGTCGATTTCAAGCGCCATGCCGGCCAGATGCATGGTTTTTTCACCGTACTGGCCCTGCCCGGCAGTGAAGGCGGTTATCAGCAGGTGGTCAAGGCGGTTCGCGGCGCGCTGGCCCAGGCAGAGCAGGCGGCGAAAAAAGCGGCTGGGGCCGGCTGA
- a CDS encoding aminotransferase class V-fold PLP-dependent enzyme, whose product MSANWWQSEFELDGDLAYLNHAGVAPWPRRTRDAVVAFAEENLHRGASGYPRWIEREGALRESLRRLINARSVAEIALLKNTSEALSVVAHGLSWQPGDNVVISNQEFPSNRIVWESLQRHGVTVRSADLAQGSSPEQALLDQIDVHTRLLAVSSVQYGTGLKMDLSLLGRALRGSGVKFCVDAIQSLGAIPFDVEAIGADFVAADGHKWLLAPEGLALFYCRRQWLEQLELHQYGWHMVADAGDYDRQSWQPAADARRFECGSPNMTGVMGLQASLTLLDEVGIERVAVELQRRVDLLVERLGADPRIELITPAAADRRAGIVTFRHRDRPAALLHRQLSAQQIVCAARAGGVRFSPHFYTPWSALERAVEAVLG is encoded by the coding sequence ATGAGTGCAAACTGGTGGCAGAGCGAGTTCGAACTCGATGGCGATCTGGCCTATCTGAACCATGCCGGTGTCGCCCCTTGGCCGAGGCGCACCCGTGATGCCGTGGTGGCCTTTGCCGAGGAGAACCTGCACCGTGGTGCCAGCGGCTATCCCCGCTGGATCGAGCGTGAGGGCGCGCTGCGCGAGTCGTTGCGGCGGCTGATCAATGCCCGCTCCGTTGCTGAGATCGCGCTGCTGAAGAACACCTCCGAGGCGCTCTCGGTGGTCGCGCATGGCCTGTCTTGGCAGCCGGGCGACAACGTGGTGATCAGCAATCAGGAGTTCCCCTCCAACCGCATCGTCTGGGAGTCGCTGCAACGCCATGGCGTTACGGTGCGCAGTGCCGACCTGGCGCAGGGCAGCTCGCCCGAGCAGGCGCTGCTCGATCAGATCGATGTCCACACCCGGCTGCTGGCGGTCAGTTCGGTGCAGTACGGCACCGGTCTCAAGATGGATCTGTCGCTGCTTGGCCGGGCATTGCGTGGCAGCGGGGTCAAATTCTGCGTGGACGCGATCCAGAGCCTGGGTGCCATCCCCTTTGATGTCGAGGCCATCGGTGCGGACTTTGTCGCCGCGGATGGGCACAAATGGCTGCTGGCGCCGGAAGGACTGGCGCTGTTCTACTGCCGCCGGCAGTGGCTGGAGCAGCTCGAACTGCACCAGTATGGCTGGCACATGGTGGCCGATGCGGGCGATTATGACCGCCAGAGCTGGCAGCCGGCCGCCGATGCCCGTCGTTTCGAGTGCGGCAGCCCCAACATGACCGGGGTGATGGGGTTGCAGGCCAGCCTGACGCTGCTCGATGAGGTGGGCATCGAACGGGTGGCGGTTGAGCTGCAACGGCGGGTCGATCTGCTGGTCGAGCGGCTCGGTGCCGATCCGCGCATCGAACTGATCACGCCGGCCGCTGCCGACCGGCGTGCCGGCATCGTCACCTTTCGCCACCGCGATCGGCCCGCGGCACTGCTGCATCGGCAGTTGAGCGCGCAGCAGATCGTCTGCGCCGCCCGCGCCGGTGGCGTGCGCTTCTCACCCCACTTCTACACCCCGTGGAGCGCGCTGGAGCGGGCCGTCGAGGCCGTGCTCGGTTAG
- a CDS encoding cold shock domain-containing protein: MSLGHVKWFNNAKGYGFIIADDRPEDMFAHYSAIIMDGYKTLKAGQRVSFEISKGPKGYHAIGIRPLDMLEESSSLPADAAPDLPPARPEMAKTHEHHDTASQRSLESMAVE; this comes from the coding sequence ATCAGCCTGGGCCATGTCAAGTGGTTCAACAACGCCAAGGGCTACGGTTTCATCATTGCGGACGACCGCCCTGAAGACATGTTCGCCCACTACTCCGCCATCATCATGGACGGATACAAGACCCTCAAGGCGGGCCAGAGAGTCAGTTTCGAGATCTCCAAGGGTCCCAAGGGCTACCACGCCATCGGCATCAGGCCTCTGGACATGCTGGAAGAGAGCAGCTCACTTCCCGCCGACGCGGCACCCGATCTTCCACCCGCTCGCCCGGAGATGGCAAAAACGCATGAGCATCACGACACCGCCAGCCAGCGCTCTCTGGAAAGCATGGCCGTAGAGTGA
- a CDS encoding NAD(P)/FAD-dependent oxidoreductase: protein MQSTKSADVDAVVVGAGFSGMYMVHKLRDQLGLTVKGYERADNVGGTWYWNRYPGARCDSESYIYCYSFNKEMLQEWEWSGKYPEQPEILKYLNYAADRLDVRRSFQFNTSVVAARFLDADNLWEIETDRGEKVLARYFITAIGCLSTGQVPKIKGLDSFKGQWYHTGGWPHEGVDFSGKRVGVIGTGSSGVQSIPVIAQQAGHLTVFQRTPQFAVPARHGTVDRAYLEKVKANYDSIWEKARSSYAGYTHDRGTTSALALSDEEREARFEAGWQQGGFQFLSLFSDTSLDRRANDTAAEFIRRKIRQTVNNPETAEKLLPTDHPLGSKRSLIDTDYFETYNRDNVQLVDIRHCPIEEITPNGIKTADGTEYPLDIIVFATGFDAMTGSFFKMNIQGRNGQPLQQKWAEGPKTYLGVSTSGFPNMFTITGPGSPSVLCNMPVCIEQHVEWIADLIQYADQKQIRLIEADVAAENAWVNHVNELASMTMFMLADSWYLGANIPGKPRVFMPYPGGMNTYRLKCEEVAAKQYEGFILQGGDARPPRAA, encoded by the coding sequence TTGCAGAGCACGAAGAGCGCCGATGTCGATGCCGTGGTGGTGGGTGCCGGATTTTCCGGCATGTACATGGTGCACAAGCTGCGCGATCAGCTGGGGTTGACCGTCAAGGGCTATGAGCGGGCCGACAATGTCGGTGGCACCTGGTACTGGAACCGCTATCCCGGTGCACGCTGCGACTCGGAGAGCTACATCTACTGCTACTCCTTCAACAAGGAGATGCTGCAGGAGTGGGAGTGGAGTGGCAAATATCCCGAGCAGCCGGAAATTCTCAAGTATTTGAATTATGCCGCCGACAGGCTCGATGTCCGGCGCAGCTTTCAGTTCAACACCAGTGTCGTCGCTGCAAGATTTCTCGATGCCGACAACCTGTGGGAGATCGAGACCGACCGCGGCGAGAAGGTGCTGGCGCGTTACTTCATCACCGCCATCGGCTGCCTCTCCACCGGGCAGGTGCCCAAGATCAAGGGGCTCGACAGCTTCAAGGGGCAGTGGTACCACACCGGCGGCTGGCCGCATGAAGGGGTCGATTTCAGCGGCAAACGGGTGGGCGTGATCGGCACCGGTTCGAGCGGGGTGCAGTCGATTCCGGTGATTGCCCAGCAGGCCGGTCATCTGACCGTCTTCCAGCGTACGCCACAGTTCGCCGTGCCGGCGCGCCATGGTACGGTCGACCGTGCCTATCTGGAGAAGGTCAAGGCCAACTACGATTCGATCTGGGAAAAGGCGCGCAGCTCCTACGCGGGCTATACCCATGACCGGGGTACGACCTCGGCCCTGGCGCTTTCCGACGAAGAGCGCGAGGCACGGTTTGAGGCGGGATGGCAGCAGGGCGGCTTCCAGTTCCTGTCGCTCTTCAGCGACACCAGCCTCGATCGGCGTGCCAACGACACCGCCGCCGAGTTCATCCGACGCAAGATCCGGCAGACCGTGAATAACCCGGAAACGGCCGAAAAGCTGCTGCCGACCGACCATCCGCTCGGCTCCAAGCGGTCACTGATCGACACTGACTACTTTGAGACCTATAACCGCGACAATGTGCAACTGGTCGATATTCGCCACTGTCCGATCGAGGAGATCACGCCGAACGGCATCAAGACCGCCGATGGCACCGAGTATCCGCTCGACATCATCGTCTTTGCCACCGGCTTCGATGCCATGACCGGCTCGTTCTTCAAGATGAACATCCAGGGCCGGAATGGTCAGCCGCTGCAGCAAAAGTGGGCCGAAGGGCCCAAGACCTACCTGGGCGTGTCGACCTCCGGCTTTCCCAACATGTTCACCATCACCGGTCCAGGCAGCCCGTCGGTGCTGTGCAACATGCCGGTCTGCATCGAACAGCATGTGGAGTGGATCGCCGATCTGATCCAGTATGCCGACCAGAAGCAGATCAGACTGATCGAGGCCGATGTCGCGGCCGAAAACGCCTGGGTGAACCATGTCAACGAGCTGGCCTCGATGACGATGTTCATGCTGGCCGACTCCTGGTATCTGGGGGCCAACATTCCCGGAAAACCGCGGGTGTTCATGCCCTATCCCGGCGGCATGAACACCTACCGGCTGAAGTGCGAAGAGGTGGCGGCCAAACAGTATGAGGGTTTCATTCTGCAAGGCGGTGACGCTCGACCGCCGCGTGCGGCCTGA